The Alkalinema sp. FACHB-956 sequence AATCCTTGATTCCAGGCTATGACGCGATCGAACAAGCGGCCCAGGCTGCCGGAGCCTATGGGGTCGTGATCAGCGGGGCAGGCCCGACGGTATTAGCACTGGCTCCCGAGGCGGTCGGGGAAACGGTCAAAACGGCTATGGAGCAAGCCTGGGCTAGCCAAGGAATGACCGCTCAGGCGATCGTTTTGGCGTTGGATACGCTGGGAACTGTTGTCAGCAACGATTGACGCAGAGGGTTCATGCAGACGGTGACAGAGGGTTGATGCTGCCGTAGCATTGATCAATCCATTGGCAATACCGTTGTTGCTGGGTTCGCGCAGTAGTACGAAGTCCATAGAAATTCGGGGATACAGCGACAGAAATCCAGAACAGGAATTAGATTGGAAGGGACATCGTGCATTGATTCAGCAAGTTTCTATGAAATCCATCTTTTTGCCTGTTATCGTGGTTTCGCTCGTGGTTCTGTTGGGGTTGGGGTTGTTTACTCAACCTGCTTGGGCGGGCATTTTTTCGGGGCAACGTCCGAATACTCTAGGGGTCCAAGCGGGGCAATTAGCGCCCTGTCCCGCCTCCCCCAATTGTGTCAGTAGCCAGAGCGGGGATGGGAGTCACCGAATTGAACCCCTCCGTCCCAGTGGGTCGATCGAGGAAGCTTTTACCACCCTGAAACAAGTGGTGCAATCCCAGCCTCGTACAAAAGTTGTCTCGGCTTCGGAGGATTATCTCTATGTGGAGTTCACCAGCCGTTTGATGGGCTTTGTGGATGATGTGGAATTTTATGTCGATCGGGAGGCGGGGGTAATTCAGGTGCGATCGGCGTCGCGGTTGGGTGAGTCTGATTTGGGCGTCAACCGCGATCGGATCGAAACTTTGCGGCAGGCGTTACAAAACCAAGGTTCCGTCGCGTAATTGGCGTAAAAAGCCGGGGAGCTTGGCAAATTAGCCAAGCTCCCATGGGATTCACCCACAACCCCGGCTTTTGCGAACTTTGGGATAGATGCGATCGTGCTTGAGATTAGGCGCGATCTCACTCTATTTACCGACTCGCTTTACCGACTCGCTTTACCGACTCGCTTTGTAAA is a genomic window containing:
- a CDS encoding DUF1499 domain-containing protein, with translation MKSIFLPVIVVSLVVLLGLGLFTQPAWAGIFSGQRPNTLGVQAGQLAPCPASPNCVSSQSGDGSHRIEPLRPSGSIEEAFTTLKQVVQSQPRTKVVSASEDYLYVEFTSRLMGFVDDVEFYVDREAGVIQVRSASRLGESDLGVNRDRIETLRQALQNQGSVA